The Vidua chalybeata isolate OUT-0048 chromosome 17, bVidCha1 merged haplotype, whole genome shotgun sequence genome has a segment encoding these proteins:
- the NPEPL1 gene encoding probable aminopeptidase NPEPL1: MANVQLEFQASAGEADPQSRPLLVLGQLHNLHRLPWAQLREKLQPRVTEEIWQSALSTLNPNPTDSCPLYLNYATVAALPSRVSRHNSPSAAQFITRLVRNCLPGGVNRCIVMVCERSEVFASACALARAFPLFTHRSSASRRTEKKTVTVEFFLVGQNNGPMEVATLKCLASATEGVRLAARIVDTPCNEMNTDNFLEEIKKVGKDLGITPTIIRDEELKERGFGGIYGVGKAALHPPALAVLSHTPDGATQTIAWVGKGIVYDTGGLSIKGKTTMPGMKRDCGGAAAILGAFKATVKQGFKDNLHAVFCLAENAVGPRATRPDDIHVLYSGKTVEINNTDAEGRLILADGVAYACKDLGADIILDMATLTGAQGIATGKYHAAVLTNNEEWEKACVKAGRNCGDLVHPLVYCPELHFSEFTSAVADMKNSVADRDNTPSSCAGLFIASHIGFDWPGVWVHIDIAAPVHAGERATGYGVALLLSLFGGASEDPLLNLVSPLGCNGDSPPEEMERDSKRRRLV, translated from the exons ATCTGGCAGTCTGCTCTGAGCACGCTGAATCCCAACCCCACGGACAGCTGCCCGCTGTACCTGAACTATGCCACGGTGGCCGCGCTGCCGTCCAGGGTCAGCCGGCACAACAGCCCGTCCGCGGCGCAGTTCATCACCCGCCTGGTCAGGAACTGCCTGCCAGGGGGGGTCAACAGATGCATTGTT ATGGTGTGTGAGCGCTCCGAAGTCTTCGCCTCCGCCTGTGCCCTGGCCAGGGCCTTCCCCCTGTTCACACATCGCTCCAGCGCCTCCAGAcgcacagagaagaaaactgtGACTGTGGAATTCTTCCTGGTTGGCCAAAACAACGGACCAATGGAAGTGGCAACACTTAAA TGCCTGGCCAGTGCCACTGAAGGGGTCCGGCTGGCCGCGCGCATTGTGGACACCCCGTGCAACGAGATGAACACTGACAACTTCCTGGAG GAAATCAAAAAAGTTGGCAAGGATCTTGGGATTACTCCTACCATTATCCGAGATGAGGAGCTGAAAGAGAGAGGCTTTGGAG GTATCTATGGAGTTGGAAAGGCAGCTCTGCatcctccagccctggcagttcTCAGCCACACTCCAGATGGTGCCACACAGACCATTGCCTGGGTGGGCAAAGGTATTGTGTATGACACTGGAGGACTCAGCATCAAGGGAAAG ACTACTATGCCTGGAATGAAGCGAGACTGTGGTGGAGCAGCTGCTATTTTGGGTGCCTTCAAAGCCACTGTAAAGCAA GGGTTTAAGGACAATCTTCATGCTGTTTTTTGTCTGGCTGAGAATGCAGTGGGACCACGTGCAACAAGACCTGATGACATTCATGTTCTTTACTCTGGAAA AACTGTAGAAATCAATAACACTGATGCAGAAGGTCGCCTGATCCTGGCTGATGGAGTTGCTTATGCCTGCAAAGACCTTGGAGCTGATATCATTCTGGATATGGCCACTCTTACTGGAGCTCAG GGAATTGCTACAGGAAAATACCATGCTGCTGTCCTTACTAATAATGAAGAGTGGGAAAAGGCTTGTGTTAAAGCTGGCAGGAACTGTGGAGACCTGGTCCATCCTCTGGTGTACTGCCCTGAGCTCCACTTCAGTGAATTTACCTCTGCTGTAGCTGATATGAAGAACTCTGTAGCA GACCGAGacaacacccccagctcctgtgctgggctcttCATTGCCTCCCACATCGGCTTTGACTGGCCAGGGGTGTGGGTGCACATCGACATCGCTGCTCCCGTGCACGCC GGTGAACGAGCTACTGGCTATGGCGTGGCTTTGTTGCTGTCCCTGTTTGGAGGGGCCTCTGAAGACCCTTTGCTAAACCTGGTGTCCCCCCTGGGCTGCAATGGGGACTCTCCCCCTgaagagatggagagggactccAAGAGACGGCGCCTGGTCTGA